One window from the genome of Hyalangium ruber encodes:
- a CDS encoding DUF99 family protein produces MRLPRFPRVIGFDDGPFQRRPGAVVPLVGVVCSGTRFEGLVWGRVRKDGWSATQEVCRLLEGGKFLPQLHLVLLDGIAFGGFNVVDLPTLASRLKRPCVAVMRRLPDLDAVERALRRLPRAERRLALLKRAGPIHQLGGFTFQVQGAEPAEVAEALARVTDRGLVPEPLRLAHLIGSAVVTGESSQRA; encoded by the coding sequence ATGCGCCTGCCCCGCTTCCCACGTGTCATCGGCTTCGACGACGGGCCCTTCCAGCGCCGTCCGGGGGCCGTGGTGCCGCTGGTGGGCGTGGTGTGCAGCGGCACACGCTTCGAGGGGCTCGTCTGGGGGCGTGTGCGCAAGGATGGATGGAGCGCGACGCAGGAGGTGTGCCGGCTGCTGGAGGGCGGCAAGTTCCTGCCGCAGCTTCACCTGGTGCTGCTGGATGGCATCGCCTTCGGGGGCTTCAACGTGGTGGACCTGCCCACGCTGGCCTCGCGCCTGAAGCGCCCGTGCGTGGCGGTGATGCGGCGCCTGCCGGACCTGGACGCGGTGGAGCGAGCCCTGCGACGGCTGCCCCGAGCGGAGCGACGGCTGGCCCTGCTGAAGCGGGCGGGCCCCATCCACCAGCTGGGCGGCTTCACCTTTCAGGTGCAGGGCGCCGAGCCCGCCGAGGTGGCCGAGGCGCTCGCGCGTGTCACGGACCGGGGCCTCGTGCCCGAGCCGCTACGCCTGGCACACCTCATCGGCTCGGCGGTGGTAACAGGCGAGAGCAGCCAGCGTGCCTGA
- the purL gene encoding phosphoribosylformylglycinamidine synthase, with product MPSILNLRGAPAFSPFRQDKLLAQCRERVPEVASLYAELMHFVDAAGALSEAELAVLYRLLEYGPRIPIGYWEGSRMVVMPRPGTFSPWSSKATDIVHNCGLVRVRRMERGIVFFVADKDGLPLSREQLERVKPVLHDRMTQVVVSRMEEAEVLFAAHTPRSFSTVEVLGGGRAALAEANRQLGLALAEDEMDYLCARFLELRRNPTDVELMMFAQANSEHCRHKIFNASWTVDGAQKERSLFQAIKNTYAANSAGVLSAYKDNAAVIEGFEVERFFPDVASGEWRFVREPTHILMKVETHNHPTAISPYPGAATGAGGEIRDEGATGRGARPKAGLTGFSVSNLRIPGYERPWEREYGRPARIASALDIMLEGPIGGAAYNNEFGRPNLCGYFRSFEQHVPTPEGVEVRGYHKPIMIAGGLGNIRAGHVQKGQLKAGDKIVVLGGPAMLIGLGGGAASSMAQGASAADLDYASVQRDNAEMERRCQEVIDRCWSLGEANPIRSIHDVGAGGLSNAVPELVHDNALGGRFELRAVPSAEKGMSPVELWCNESQERYVLAIAPEDLERFTELCERERAPFAVLGEATAEQVLQVEDSHFGKAPIDLPMDVLFGKPPRMHRDVKSRPLGHAPLKLEGLELGDMVARVLEHPTVADKSFLITIGDRTVSGHTARDQMVGPWQVAVADCAVTLSALSGYTGEAMAMGERTPLALVNAAASARMAVGEAVTNIAAARIGKLSDVKLSANWMAAAGSPGEDANLYAAVHAVGMELCPALGLTIPVGKDSMSMRTEWEEQGARKAVVAPVSLIVSAFAPVLDVRPSLTPQLRELQEDTRLLFIDLAGGRQRLGGSVLAQVYEQVGAECPDVEEPAVLRGFFAAIQELNAAGRVLAYHDRSDGGLLATLCEMAFAGHCGLDVDVAPLGTQAVPALFNEELGAVLQVRAADLASVREVLSRHGLGAHAHELGRPRAELEVRLRQGEQTLLAVPTMALRQYWSRVSHELQKLRDNPRCAEEEFAAKCDSEDPGLSPSLTFNPSEDVAAPYIAKGARPRVAVLREQGVNSQTEMAAAFTRAGFTAVDVHMSDILAGRVSLTDFKGLLACGGFSYGDVLGAGGGWAKSILFNERARDAFSAFFARPDSFSLGICNGCQMMAQLKEIIPGAEHLPRFVRNASEQFEARLSLVEVAQSPSLFFKGMAGSRMLIAVSHGEGRAEFPNPEEAARVNGLGLVTARFVDNHGRVTEAYPANPNGSPHGMCGLTTRDGRVTLMMPHPERVHRTVQHSWHPSGWGEDGPWMRLFRNARAALG from the coding sequence ATGCCCAGCATCCTCAACCTGCGCGGCGCTCCCGCCTTCTCCCCGTTCCGTCAGGACAAACTGCTCGCCCAGTGCCGCGAGCGTGTACCCGAGGTGGCCTCGCTCTACGCGGAGCTGATGCACTTCGTGGACGCCGCGGGCGCGCTGTCCGAGGCGGAGCTGGCGGTGCTCTACCGGCTGCTGGAGTACGGCCCGCGCATCCCCATCGGCTACTGGGAGGGCAGCCGGATGGTGGTGATGCCGCGCCCCGGCACCTTCTCGCCCTGGTCTTCCAAGGCCACGGACATCGTCCATAACTGCGGCCTGGTGCGCGTGCGGCGCATGGAGCGCGGCATCGTCTTCTTCGTCGCCGACAAGGACGGCCTGCCCCTGTCGCGCGAGCAGCTGGAGCGTGTGAAGCCGGTGCTGCACGACCGGATGACGCAGGTGGTGGTCTCGCGAATGGAAGAGGCCGAGGTGCTCTTCGCCGCGCACACCCCACGCTCCTTCTCCACGGTGGAGGTGCTCGGCGGCGGCCGAGCGGCGCTGGCGGAGGCCAACCGGCAGCTGGGGCTGGCGCTGGCGGAGGATGAGATGGATTACCTGTGCGCGCGCTTCCTCGAGCTGCGCCGCAACCCCACCGACGTCGAGCTGATGATGTTCGCTCAGGCCAACAGCGAGCACTGTCGGCACAAAATCTTCAACGCGAGCTGGACCGTGGACGGTGCGCAGAAGGAGCGCTCGCTGTTCCAGGCCATCAAGAATACCTACGCGGCGAACAGCGCGGGCGTGCTGTCGGCGTACAAGGACAACGCGGCCGTCATCGAAGGCTTCGAGGTGGAGCGCTTCTTCCCGGACGTGGCCAGCGGGGAGTGGCGCTTCGTGCGCGAGCCCACGCACATCTTGATGAAGGTGGAGACGCACAACCACCCGACGGCCATCTCTCCGTACCCGGGCGCGGCCACGGGCGCGGGCGGAGAGATTCGCGACGAGGGAGCCACCGGGCGCGGCGCCCGTCCCAAGGCGGGGCTGACGGGCTTCTCGGTGTCGAACCTGCGCATCCCCGGCTATGAGCGCCCGTGGGAGCGCGAGTACGGCAGGCCCGCGCGCATCGCCTCCGCGCTGGACATCATGCTCGAGGGCCCGATTGGCGGGGCGGCCTACAACAACGAGTTCGGCCGGCCCAACCTGTGCGGCTACTTCCGCAGCTTCGAGCAGCACGTCCCCACGCCCGAGGGTGTGGAGGTGCGCGGCTACCACAAGCCCATCATGATCGCCGGCGGCCTGGGCAACATCCGCGCGGGCCACGTGCAGAAGGGACAGCTCAAGGCCGGGGATAAAATCGTCGTGCTGGGCGGGCCGGCGATGCTCATCGGCCTGGGCGGCGGCGCGGCCTCCTCCATGGCGCAGGGCGCGAGCGCGGCGGACCTGGACTACGCCTCCGTGCAGCGGGACAACGCGGAGATGGAGCGGAGGTGCCAGGAGGTCATCGACCGCTGCTGGTCCCTCGGCGAGGCCAACCCCATCCGCTCCATTCATGACGTGGGGGCGGGCGGGCTGTCCAACGCGGTGCCGGAATTGGTGCATGACAACGCGCTGGGCGGACGCTTCGAGCTGCGCGCGGTGCCCAGCGCCGAGAAGGGCATGTCGCCCGTGGAGCTCTGGTGTAACGAGTCGCAGGAGCGCTACGTGCTCGCCATCGCTCCGGAGGACCTGGAGCGCTTCACCGAGCTGTGTGAGCGCGAGCGCGCCCCCTTCGCCGTGCTGGGCGAGGCCACGGCGGAGCAGGTGCTCCAGGTGGAGGACAGCCACTTCGGAAAGGCCCCCATCGATCTGCCGATGGATGTGCTGTTCGGCAAGCCGCCGCGCATGCACCGGGACGTGAAGTCGCGCCCGCTGGGGCACGCGCCGCTGAAGCTGGAGGGGCTGGAGCTGGGAGACATGGTGGCGCGGGTGCTGGAGCACCCGACGGTGGCCGACAAGTCCTTCCTCATCACCATCGGCGACCGGACGGTGTCGGGCCACACGGCGCGCGACCAGATGGTGGGACCGTGGCAGGTGGCGGTGGCCGACTGCGCGGTGACGCTGTCGGCCCTCTCGGGCTACACGGGCGAGGCCATGGCCATGGGCGAGCGCACACCGCTGGCGCTGGTGAACGCGGCGGCCTCGGCACGGATGGCCGTGGGCGAGGCGGTGACGAACATCGCCGCGGCGCGCATTGGCAAACTGTCGGACGTGAAGCTGTCGGCCAACTGGATGGCGGCCGCGGGCAGCCCTGGCGAGGACGCCAACCTCTACGCGGCGGTCCACGCGGTGGGCATGGAGCTGTGCCCGGCGCTGGGCCTCACCATCCCCGTGGGCAAGGACTCCATGTCCATGCGCACGGAGTGGGAGGAGCAGGGCGCGCGCAAGGCGGTGGTGGCGCCCGTGTCGCTCATCGTCTCGGCGTTCGCGCCAGTGCTCGACGTTCGCCCCTCGCTCACGCCGCAGCTTCGCGAGCTGCAGGAGGACACCCGGCTGCTCTTCATCGACCTCGCCGGTGGCCGGCAGCGCCTGGGTGGCTCGGTGCTGGCCCAGGTCTATGAGCAGGTCGGCGCGGAGTGTCCGGACGTGGAGGAGCCAGCGGTGCTGCGCGGCTTCTTCGCGGCCATCCAGGAGCTGAACGCCGCGGGGCGCGTGCTGGCCTATCACGACCGCTCGGACGGAGGCCTGCTGGCGACGCTGTGCGAGATGGCCTTCGCTGGCCACTGCGGGCTGGACGTGGATGTGGCGCCCCTGGGCACGCAGGCCGTGCCGGCCCTCTTCAACGAGGAGTTGGGCGCGGTGCTCCAGGTGCGCGCGGCGGACCTCGCGAGCGTGCGCGAGGTGCTCTCGCGGCATGGACTGGGCGCGCACGCCCATGAGCTGGGCCGGCCCCGCGCGGAGCTGGAGGTGCGCCTGCGCCAGGGCGAGCAGACGCTGCTCGCGGTGCCCACCATGGCGCTGCGCCAGTACTGGTCCCGCGTCAGCCACGAGCTGCAGAAGCTGCGCGACAACCCGCGCTGCGCCGAGGAGGAGTTCGCCGCCAAGTGTGACTCGGAGGACCCGGGCCTTTCGCCCTCGCTCACGTTCAACCCCTCGGAGGACGTGGCGGCGCCGTACATCGCCAAGGGCGCGCGGCCCCGCGTGGCGGTGCTGCGCGAGCAGGGCGTGAACAGCCAGACGGAGATGGCGGCGGCCTTCACCCGCGCCGGCTTCACCGCGGTGGATGTTCACATGAGCGACATCCTCGCCGGGCGCGTGTCGCTGACGGACTTCAAGGGCCTGCTGGCGTGCGGCGGCTTCTCCTATGGAGACGTGCTGGGCGCGGGCGGCGGATGGGCCAAGTCCATCCTCTTCAACGAGCGGGCGCGGGACGCGTTCAGCGCCTTCTTCGCGCGGCCCGACAGCTTCAGCCTCGGCATCTGCAACGGCTGCCAGATGATGGCTCAGCTCAAGGAGATCATCCCCGGCGCCGAGCACCTGCCGCGCTTCGTGCGCAACGCCTCGGAGCAGTTCGAGGCGCGGCTGTCGTTGGTGGAGGTGGCTCAGAGCCCCTCGCTCTTCTTCAAGGGCATGGCGGGCAGCCGGATGCTGATCGCCGTCTCCCACGGCGAGGGGCGCGCGGAGTTCCCCAACCCGGAGGAGGCGGCGCGGGTGAACGGGCTGGGGCTGGTGACGGCGCGCTTCGTGGACAACCACGGACGGGTGACGGAGGCCTACCCCGCCAATCCGAATGGTTCTCCCCATGGCATGTGCGGACTCACCACGCGGGACGGGCGCGTCACGCTGATGATGCCGCACCCGGAGCGCGTCCACCGCACCGTGCAGCACTCCTGGCACCCGAGCGGGTGGGGCGAGGACGGACCGTGGATGCGGCTGTTCCGCAATGCCCGGGCGGCCCTCGGCTAA
- a CDS encoding DUF2378 family protein, giving the protein MQEKLVFDQTLEGLFVRGLAGRVTPTLKGHLREAGVDLDRKLLPAYPFATWCWCVRLAARELYASQPEEHAYRHLGERMVDGYRVTMLGRALFSVLQMLGPRRVVGRAQQSFRSGNNYTEVRIQDLAPAHLELWVNEAGPTRYLVQGAMMAGLRGCGVKEVQVEVHAFSADDVTFHVKWRDEKG; this is encoded by the coding sequence ATGCAGGAGAAACTCGTCTTCGACCAGACCCTGGAGGGCCTGTTCGTCCGAGGTCTCGCCGGCAGGGTGACTCCCACCCTGAAGGGCCACCTGCGCGAGGCGGGCGTGGACCTGGACCGCAAGCTCCTGCCTGCCTACCCGTTCGCCACGTGGTGCTGGTGTGTGCGTCTGGCGGCGCGGGAGCTGTACGCCAGCCAGCCCGAGGAGCACGCCTACCGGCACCTGGGCGAGCGCATGGTGGATGGCTATCGGGTGACGATGTTGGGGCGAGCGCTGTTCAGCGTGCTCCAGATGCTGGGGCCTCGGCGCGTGGTGGGCCGGGCGCAGCAGAGCTTTCGCTCCGGCAACAACTACACCGAGGTGCGCATCCAGGATCTGGCCCCCGCGCACCTGGAGCTGTGGGTGAATGAGGCGGGCCCCACCCGCTACCTGGTGCAGGGCGCCATGATGGCGGGCCTGCGCGGCTGTGGCGTGAAGGAGGTCCAGGTGGAAGTGCATGCCTTCAGCGCCGACGACGTCACCTTCCATGTGAAGTGGAGGGACGAGAAGGGTTGA